Proteins encoded by one window of Cannabis sativa cultivar Pink pepper isolate KNU-18-1 chromosome 4, ASM2916894v1, whole genome shotgun sequence:
- the LOC115713307 gene encoding putative pentatricopeptide repeat-containing protein At3g47840: MVSSMRCFARRIFVEPAVISTGKCLQVRQDQLAPETHFVNHVSTVELNSHLKQLVKTGFLNDARLLFNKMPQRDEISWANMISGYVNTFQAPEALSLFSTMFVKSELQLDPFVLSLALKACGLSMNICYGELLHGCSIKSGLINSVFVGSSLLDMYTKIGKIDKGCRVFEQMPVRNIVSWTAIITGLVHAGYHAEGLIYFSEMWRSKVECDAYAYAIALKACADSSSLNHGKAIHTQALKKGLNESSFVANSLSTMYNKCGKLDYGLHLFATMKTRDVVSWTTIITTYVQMGQEKNAIEAFRRMKDSSVSPNEYTFAAIISGCANLARVDYGEQLHSHVICLGLVDYLSVTNSIVTMYLKCGRLTSASIMFEGMSRKDVISWSTIIAGYCQGGYGEEAFEYLSWMRKDGPKPNEFAFASLLSVCGSMAMLDQGKQLHAHVVSVGLEHKPIIQSSLINMYCKCGSVKEASELFDVMGQDDIVSWTAMINGYAEHGYSQEAIHLFDKIQMVGLRPDSVTFVGILAACSHAGFVDLGFRYFESMRNEYHITPSKEHYGCVIDLLCRAGRLSDSERMIRCMPFQLDDVVWSTLLRACRVHGDLDCGKRAAEEILKLNPNCAATHITLANIYAAKGKWREAAAIRMSLKSKGVVKEPGWSWVKIKDQISAFVSGDRSHPQCEEINSVLKLLVSERDTVTDELVSLLIHIED, translated from the coding sequence ATGGTTTCATCAATGAGATGCTTTGCCAGAAGAATTTTCGTAGAGCCGGCTGTTATTTCCACAGGCAAATGCTTACAGGTGAGGCAAGACCAGTTAGCCCCAGAAACCCATTTTGTGAATCATGTTAGTACTGTTGAGCTAAACTCTCACTTGAAGCAACTAGTGAAAACAGGCTTCCTAAATGATGCCAGGTTACTGTTCAATAAAATGCCCCAAAGAGATGAGATTTCATGGGCCAATATGATTTCTGGCTATGTGAATACCTTTCAAGCACCTGAGGCATTGAGTTTATTTTCAACTATGTTTGTGAAGTCTGAACTGCAACTTGACCCTTTTGTGCTTAGTCTTGCTCTAAAGGCTTGTGGGCTCAGTATGAACATTTGTTATGGTGAACTATTACATGGGTGCTCAATAAAATCAGGTTTGATCAACTCAGTTTTTGTTGGTAGTAGCCTTCTTGACATGTACACCAAAATTGGCAAGATTGATAAAGGTTGTAGAGTCTTTGAACAAATGCCAGTTAGAAACATAGTATCATGGACTGCCATTATAACTGGGCTCGTTCATGCTGGTTATCATGCAGAGGGTCTTATTTACTTCTCTGAAATGTGGAGGTCAAAGGTGGAATGTGATGCTTATGCATATGCTATTGCATTAAAGGCTTGTGCTGATTCGAGTTCACTAAATCATGGGAAGGCAATTCACACACAAGCATTGAAGAAAGGGTTGAATGAAAGCTCCTTTGTAGCCAACTCTCTTTCTACTATGTACAATAAATGTGGTAAATTAGACTATGGCTTGCATTTGTTTGCAACAATGAAGACACGTGATGTGGTTTCTTGGACAACAATTATCACCACATATGTTCAGATGGGTCAAGAGAAGAATGCAATTGAAGCCTTCAGAAGGATGAAGGACTCTAGTGTGAGTCCTAATGAGTATACTTTTGCTGCCATCATCTCTGGGTGTGCCAATCTAGCCAGAGTTGACTATGGTGAACAGTTACATTCTCATGTAATATGTTTAGGGTTGGTGGATTATTTGTCAGTAACAAACTCTATTGTCACAATGTACTTGAAATGTGGGCGTTTGACTTCAGCTTCAATAATGTTTGAAGGAATGAGCCGAAAAGATGTAATTTCTTGGAGCACAATAATTGCTGGGTATTGTCAAGGAGGTTATGGAGAAGAAGCTTTTGAGTATTTGTCATGGATGAGAAAGGATGGACCGAAGCCTAATGAATTTGCCTTTGCTAGCTTGTTAAGTGTTTGTGGAAGCATGGCAATGCTCGACCAAGGGAAGCAACTGCATGCTCATGTCGTGTCTGTTGGGTTAGAGCATAAACCAATAATACAAAGTTCTTTAATCAATATGTATTGTAAATGTGGTAGTGTAAAAGAAGCTTCAGAATTATTTGATGTGATGGGACAAGATGATATAGTGTCATGGACAGCCATGATTAATGGATATGCAGAACATGGATACAGCCAAGAAGCCATTCATTTGTTTGACAAGATACAAATGGTGGGTTTGAGACCTGACTCTGTGACCTTTGTTGGTATTCTTGCTGCTTGTAGCCATGCTGGATTTGTTGATCTGGGTTTCCGCTACTTTGAATCAATGCGTAATGAATACCATATCACTCCCTCCAAAGAGCACTATGGTTGTGTCATTGATCTCCTTTGTCGAGCTGGACGATTAAGCGATTCAGAGAGAATGATAAGATGTATGCCGTTTCAGCTGGATGATGTTGTATGGTCAACTCTGCTCAGAGCTTGCAGGGTTCATGGTGATCTGGACTGTGGAAAACGTGCTGCAGAGGAGATTCTCAAACTAAATCCAAATTGTGCAGCAACTCACATCACCTTGGCAAATATATATGCTGCCAAAGGGAAATGGAGGGAAGCAGCAGCAATAAGAATGAGTTTGAAATCAAAGGGTGTGGTTAAAGAGCCAGGATGGTCTTGGGTAAAAATTAAAGATCAGATTTCTGCATTTGTTTCCGGTGACCGGTCTCATCCACAATGCGAAGAGATAAATAGTGTGTTGAAGCTATTGGTTTCAGAACGGGATACTGTAACTGATGAATTGGTTTCTCTGTTGATTCATATTGAAGATTAA
- the LOC115713032 gene encoding mitochondrial import inner membrane translocase subunit PAM16 like 2 — protein sequence MAAKILANLIVMGSGILARAFVQAYRQALANASKSGVAQETLQNTIRRGSKAMTEQEARQILGVTEETAWEEVMKKYDALFERNATNGSFYIQSKVHRAKECLEATYREKGPSTPS from the exons ATG GCTGCAAAGATTCTTGCAAATTTGATCGTGATGGGTTCTGGGATACTAGCTAGGGCTTTTGTTCAAGCCTATCGTCAAGCACTTGCAA ATGCCTCAAAATCTGGTGTTGCTCAAGAAACATTGCAAAATACCATTCGCAGAGGAAGCAAGGCCATGACAGAGCAAGAAGCTAGGCAGATTCTTGGCGTCACTGAGGAAACTGCTTGGGAGGAAGTTATGAAG AAATACGATGCCCTATTTGAGAGGAATGCCACAAATGGAAGTTTTTACATTCAGTCAAAGGTTCATAGGGCTAAGGAATGTTTAGAGGCAACCTATCGAGAAAAAGGCCCGAGTACTCCTAGTTGA
- the LOC115713305 gene encoding LOW QUALITY PROTEIN: vesicle transport protein GOT1 (The sequence of the model RefSeq protein was modified relative to this genomic sequence to represent the inferred CDS: substituted 1 base at 1 genomic stop codon) produces MAYELNEQKKVGLGLIGFGIFFSLLGVILFFDRGLLALGNIFWLTGVALLLGWGATWRLFTNPANYKGSISFLLGLFFIFVRXPIVGIICEIYGCFVLFGGFWPSVKVFLCQIPIVGWIISYLF; encoded by the exons ATGGCGTATGAGCTAAATGAGCAAAAGA AGGTTGGCTTGGGCCTTATTGGATTTGGCATATTTTTCTCCTTACTTGGTGTAATACTATTCTTTGATAGAGGTTTGCTTGCCTTGGGAAAT ATCTTTTGGTTGACTGGAGTAGCCCTTTTACTTGGTTGGGGCGCTACATGGAGGCTTTTTACCAACCCAGCAAATTACAAG GGTTCTATATCTTTTCTTCTCgggctattttttattttcgttcGATGACCCATAGTTGGTATAATATGTGAAATATATGGTTGTTTTGTTCTCTTTGG TGGTTTTTGGCCATCTGTGAAGGTGTTCTTGTGTCAAATTCCAATTGTGGGATGGATCATAAGCTATCTATTCTG